The genomic DNA AAATACGCACAAAACAATTGCAGAATCTATAGAAACATTAGATGAAATTTTAAATATTGCAGATAAATCTAAAAAAGAAGTGGTTGCCTATTTATCGATGGGTTTTGGAAACCCTTATGGCGATCCTTGGAATGTGGAAATAGTAGGCGAGTGGACCGAAAAATTGTCTAAAATGGGTGTTAAAATTTTATCGCTTTCAGATACCGTTGGTAGTTCTACTCCAGAAGTTATCGAATATCTTTTTTCTAATTTAATTACTGAATACTCTAAAATTGAATTCGGGGCACATTTGCATACAATACCAGATAAATGGTACGAAAAAGTAAACGCAGCTTTTAAAGCAGGTTGCAATCGCTTTGATGGTGCTATAAAAGGCTATGGTGGTTGCCCGATGGCGAAAGACGAATTGACAGGAAATATGCCAACTGAAAAATTATTGTCTTATTTTACTGCAGAAAAAGCAGATACAAATATTAAACCAATGAGTTTTGAAAGTGCTTATAACAAAGCTTTAGAAGTTTTTGATTGATACTAATTTAATAATTGAAAATTAAATGAAAACTGTTGTTCAAATTTTGAATAATTCCATCTTTAACAAAAAAGTAAAATGAAAATCACAAAATCACTTTTTTATTTTTTATCAATAAGTATTCTAGTTTCTTGTTCATCAATAAAAGAAACCCAAAAAGATGATGGGAAAATAGATTTCACTTTTCTACAATTAAATGACGTCTATGAAATTGCACCCATTCAAGGAGGTGAATTTGGTGGAATGGCAAGAGTAGCAACTGTGCACAAAGATTTGCTGAAAGAAAATAAAAACACCATGCTTTTTATGGCGGGCGATTTTCTGAATCCGTCTTTATTAGGAACTATAAAAGTTGATGGAGAGCGTGTTCGAGGAAAGCAAATGGTAGAAGTTATGAATGCGATGCATTTCGACTTAGTAGCTTTTGGTAATCATGAGTTTGATATTTCACAAAAAGACCTTCAAAAAAGATTGAATGAAAGTGCTTTTTCTTGGATTTCTGCAAACGTAAAATTAAAAACAAGAGAAGGTTCAATTCCTTTTTACAAAGAAATAAATGGCATAAAAAAAGACGTACATGAAACTTTTATTAAAGAGTTTACAGACAAAGATGGTACAAAAATAAAAATTGGTTTTATAAGTGTCTGTATTCCTTCAAACCCGAAAGAATATGTAGAATATAGTAATATGTTTGTAAAAGCAAGAGCATCTTACGCTTTCTTAAAAGATAAAGTAGATGTGGTTTTTGGTTTTACGCATGTAAAATTGGCAAATGATAAAAGAATTGCAAAATTAATACCTGAATTGCCTTTAATTATGGGTGGTCATGAACATACAAATAGTAATAATTTTATTGGTAATGTTCAAATTTCTAAAGCAGATGCAAATGCGAAGACGGTTTATATTCATAGAATTTCTTATGATAAAAAAACAAAAAAGACGGTTGTAGCATCAGAATTAAAAGAAATTAATGCTATCATAAAAGAAGATGAAAAAGTTGGACAAATTGTAACAAAATGGCAAAACATTTTAAATACTAAAATTAAAGATGTAATATCAAATCCATCAGAAATTATTTATAAAACTGAAATTCCGCTAGACGGAAGAGACACACCAATTAGAAGCACACAAACTAATTTAGGGCAAATTATTACAAGCGCAATGTCTTTTGTATATGATGATAAAGTGGATGCTGCTCTTGTAAACGGAGGTTCTATTAGAATAGACGATCAATTAGTTGGTAACATAACACCTGTAGATGTCTTTAGAGTGTTGCCTTATGGAGGTGCTGTTTTAAGAGTCGAGATAAAGGGAAGATTGCTAAAACGTGTATTAGATTACGGACAATTAGCTGCAGGAACTGGTGCGTATTTGCACAGACATAATGTTAAGCTTAAAGGAAAGAACTGGTTTATCTCACAAAAACCGTTGGATATTGATAAGACGTATACAGTTGCTTTTTCAGATTATTTGCTAAAAGGTTTCGATATTCCTTTTTTGTCTCCTACAAATAAAGAAGTTTATTCTATTTATACACCAAAAGAAAAAGAATTGGCGGTTGATATTAGAAAAGCGGTAGTAGCATATTTAAAAAGTATTTAATTATATTACTTGTTTTTAGTAAGTTATAGTGTTAATTAAATATTGTTTTAATTTATTCTAAATAAGCTTTGTTGAATTAATTATGAGTAGTATATTTGCATAAAAATAAAATACTATTTATAGTTAATCTAAATAAAATGAAAAAAGTACTTTTAAC from Polaribacter sp. ALD11 includes the following:
- a CDS encoding hydroxymethylglutaryl-CoA lyase encodes the protein MKKVKIIECPRDAMQGIKSHFISTEKKALYINSLLKVGFDTIDFGSFVSPKAIPQMRDTADVLAKLDLSRTDSKLLAIIANVRGANDASQFEEIDYLGYPFSISENFQMRNTHKTIAESIETLDEILNIADKSKKEVVAYLSMGFGNPYGDPWNVEIVGEWTEKLSKMGVKILSLSDTVGSSTPEVIEYLFSNLITEYSKIEFGAHLHTIPDKWYEKVNAAFKAGCNRFDGAIKGYGGCPMAKDELTGNMPTEKLLSYFTAEKADTNIKPMSFESAYNKALEVFD
- a CDS encoding bifunctional UDP-sugar hydrolase/5'-nucleotidase, which gives rise to MKITKSLFYFLSISILVSCSSIKETQKDDGKIDFTFLQLNDVYEIAPIQGGEFGGMARVATVHKDLLKENKNTMLFMAGDFLNPSLLGTIKVDGERVRGKQMVEVMNAMHFDLVAFGNHEFDISQKDLQKRLNESAFSWISANVKLKTREGSIPFYKEINGIKKDVHETFIKEFTDKDGTKIKIGFISVCIPSNPKEYVEYSNMFVKARASYAFLKDKVDVVFGFTHVKLANDKRIAKLIPELPLIMGGHEHTNSNNFIGNVQISKADANAKTVYIHRISYDKKTKKTVVASELKEINAIIKEDEKVGQIVTKWQNILNTKIKDVISNPSEIIYKTEIPLDGRDTPIRSTQTNLGQIITSAMSFVYDDKVDAALVNGGSIRIDDQLVGNITPVDVFRVLPYGGAVLRVEIKGRLLKRVLDYGQLAAGTGAYLHRHNVKLKGKNWFISQKPLDIDKTYTVAFSDYLLKGFDIPFLSPTNKEVYSIYTPKEKELAVDIRKAVVAYLKSI